A part of Podarcis muralis chromosome 15, rPodMur119.hap1.1, whole genome shotgun sequence genomic DNA contains:
- the RSKR gene encoding ribosomal protein S6 kinase-related protein: MGGAGSSSSSPEEDRAQEEAPPAGMLKGRGASFLSDASWARGWKNLLSSFGGTLLGLERAFAGRNPLKRESGSVVEKLPQLAKEGAERTLPQCISLFLPEFPVQPPMEQRQLKILGFVAKGSFGTVLKVLDCGQEKVFAVKVLPKVEVLRRDTLKQCKEEVSIQKQVRHPFVHCLGDSWQGRRHLFIMCTYCSTGDLYTLWKSVGRFAEAVIRLFATELVLVLGYLHNLGIVHRDVKMENILLDEQGHLKLTDFGLSRHLPWGERAYTICGTLQYMAPEVLSGGPYAHAADWWSMGVLLYGLATGKFPVAPEKDHISMLESVKRCSYAIPGTLSLGLRLLLSELLCQDPQRRLRYLHHFRGHLFFRGMTFDAEMLRKRPVDVVLGLRSPRETPLDSAAFSDFDCDLVVPSSQPWPG; encoded by the exons ATGGGAGGCGCGGGGAGCAGCAGCTCCAGCCCCGAGGAGGACCGGGCGCAGGAGGAGGCGCCGCCCGCCGGGATGCTCAAG ggTCGTGGGGCCAGTTTCCTGTCCGACGCCTCCTGGGCACGAGGCTGGAAGAACCTCCTCTCCAGCTTTGGCGGCACACTTCTGGGCCTGGAGAGAGCCTTTGCAGGCAGGAACCCCCTGAAGCGAGAGTCAGGGTCTGTGGTGGAGAAGCTGCCCCAGCTGGCGAAGGAGGGGGCTGAGAGGACCCTGCCCCAGTGCATCTCCCTCTTCTTGCCCGAATTCCCAGTCCAGCCTCCAATGGAGCAGCGCCAGCTGAAG ATCCTGGGCTTTGTGGCCAAGGGGTCCTTTGGGACAGTCTTGAAGGTCTTAGACTGCGGGCAAGAGAAGGTCTTTGCGGTCAAG GTGCTCCCCAAAGTGGAAGTTCTCCGCCGAGACACCCTCAAGCAGTGCAAGGAGGAGGTCAGCATTCAG AAGCAGGTCAGGCACCCTTTTGTGCATTGCCTGGGAGACAGCTGGCAAGGCCGCCGCCATCTCTTTATTA TGTGCACATATTGCAGTACTGGGGATTTGTACACCCTTTGGAAGTCGGTGGGGCGTTTTGCCGAAGCCGTAATCCGCCTCTTTGCTACGGAGTTGGTCCTGGTGCTTG gCTACCTCCACAATCTGGGCATTGTCCACCGCGATGTCAAG ATGGAAAATATCCTTCTGGATGAACAAG GTCACCTGAAGCTGACTGACTTTGGCCTCTCCCGCCACCTGCCCTGGGGCGAAAGGGCCTACACCATTTGTGGGACCCTCCAGTACATGG CCCCGGAGGTCTTGAGTGGCGGGCCGTACGCCCATGCGGCAGATTGGTGGTCCATGGGGGTGCTGCTGTATGGCTTAGCCACTGGGAAG TTCCCGGTGGCCCCCGAGAAAGACCACATCAGCATGCTGGAGAGCGTCAAACGCTGCAGCTACGCCATCCCAGGCACCCTCAGCCTGGGCCTCCGCCTTCTCCTCAGCGAG CTCCTGTGCCAGGACCCCCAGCGGCGCCTGCGCTACCTCCACCACTTCCGCGGCCACCTCTTTTTCCGCGGGATGACCTTTGACGCAGAGATGCTTCGGAAGCGGCCGGTGGATGTTGTGCTGGGCCTGCGGAGCCCCCGGGAAACCCCCCTGGACTCGGCCGCCTTTTCGGATTTCGACTGCGACCTCGTGGTGCCCTCGAGCCAGCCGTGGCCGGGCTGA